A single Gadus macrocephalus chromosome 22, ASM3116895v1 DNA region contains:
- the lrrc3b gene encoding leucine-rich repeat-containing protein 3B, producing MTLLDVWLSRSLPMWLLLQSLVLMALCFPSASMCPKGCVCQRFDLHHLHLHHQGLNVNCSQSRLKEIPGDLPVDTVVLRLDRNHIAAVPDRVFRGLALLRELNLSYNAVETLGEGAFSGVEATLQVLDLSHNRIASVHKDAFARLKARVVVDDNPWHCDCALQQAIGGMAHNHEAAARVLCRSSELRDQEGRPFLAVDTDLCNLAKRTTDYAMLVTMFGWFAMVISYVVYYVRQNQEDARRHLEYLKSLPSKPKKPDEADDISTVV from the coding sequence ATGACTCTGCTGGACGTGTGGCTGTCTCGCTCGCTCCCCATGTGGCTGCTGCTCCAGAGCCTGGTGCTCATGGCTCTCTGCTTCCCCTCGGCCAGCATGTGCCCCAAGGGCTGCGTGTGCCAGCGCTtcgacctccaccacctccacctgcaccaccagggCCTCAACGTCAACTGCAGCCAGTCCCGTCTGAAGGAGATCCCCGGCGACCTGCCCGTGGACACCGTGGTCCTCCGGCTGGACCGCAACCACATCGCCGCCGTGCCCGACCGCGTGTTCCGGGGCCTGGCGCTGCTGCGGGAGCTCAACCTGTCCTACAACGCCGTGGAGACGCTGGGCGAGGGCGCCTTTAGCGGCGTGGAGGCCACGCTGCAGGTGCTGGACCTGTCGCACAACCGCATCGCCAGCGTGCACAAGGACGCCTTCGCGCGGCTGAAGGCGCGCGTGGTGGTGGACGACAACCCCTGGCACTGCGACTGCGCCCTGCAGCAGGCCATCGGCGGCATGGCGCACAACCACGAGGCGGCGGCACGCGTGCTCTGCCGCAGCTCGGAGCTGCGGGACCAGGAGGGGAGGCCCTTCCTGGCGGTGGACACGGACCTGTGCAACCTGGCCAAGCGCACCACGGACTACGCCATGCTGGTCACCATGTTTGGCTGGTTCGCCATGGTCATCTCCTACGTGGTCTACTACGTGAGGCAGAACCAGGAGGACGCCCGCCGGCACCTGGAGTACCTCAAGTCCCTGCCAAGCAAGCCCAAGAAGCCCGACGAGGCGGACGACATCAGCACGGTGGTCTGA